The Siphonobacter curvatus genome includes a window with the following:
- a CDS encoding ethanolamine ammonia-lyase subunit EutB, whose translation MSYHFTIRGFTYRFPSLRELLAKASPLRSGDQLAGLAAESYEERIAAQMALAEVPLPTFLNEAVVPYERDEVTRLIVDTHLAEVFARIHHFTVGDLRDWLLSDDADTLQLQEIAPALTPEMVAAVSKLMRNQDLILVAQKCEVITRFRNTLGLKGHLSVRLQPNHPTDDAKGIAASIIDGLLYGSGDAVIGINPATDSPTTVSRLLYMLDGLRERFEMPTQSCVLSHVTTTLELIQQGVPVDLIFQSIAGTEQANASFGISLGLLQEAYEAGLSLNRGTVGTNVMYFETGQGSALSSQSHHGVDQQTCEARAYAVARHFKPFMVNSVVGFIGPEYLFDGKQIIRAGLEDHFCGKLLGLPMGMDICYTNHAQADQDDMDTLLTLLGVAGVNFIMGVPGADDIMLNYQSTSFHDALYLRRTLGLRPAPEFEAWLLRQGILDTGQLKKGISERMYELLMKSS comes from the coding sequence ATGAGCTACCATTTTACCATCCGGGGATTTACGTACCGGTTCCCTTCCCTGCGGGAACTGCTGGCCAAGGCAAGTCCGCTCCGGTCGGGTGACCAGCTGGCGGGATTGGCGGCTGAAAGCTATGAAGAACGCATTGCCGCTCAGATGGCCCTGGCCGAGGTACCTTTACCGACTTTTCTGAACGAAGCGGTAGTTCCATATGAACGGGATGAAGTGACGCGGCTGATAGTGGATACGCATCTGGCGGAGGTTTTTGCTCGTATTCATCATTTTACCGTGGGTGATTTACGCGACTGGCTACTAAGCGACGACGCTGACACGCTACAACTCCAAGAGATTGCCCCGGCTCTGACGCCCGAAATGGTGGCCGCCGTATCCAAACTGATGCGAAATCAGGATTTGATTCTGGTGGCTCAGAAGTGTGAAGTCATTACGCGATTTCGGAATACGCTAGGTTTAAAAGGCCATCTATCCGTACGCTTACAGCCCAATCACCCCACCGACGACGCCAAGGGCATTGCCGCCAGCATCATCGATGGATTACTCTACGGCAGTGGCGATGCGGTCATCGGCATTAATCCGGCTACGGATAGTCCGACTACTGTTTCCCGCTTGCTGTACATGCTCGATGGCCTACGCGAGCGGTTCGAAATGCCCACCCAAAGCTGCGTACTGAGTCACGTGACCACGACGCTGGAACTCATCCAGCAGGGCGTTCCGGTGGATCTGATTTTTCAATCCATTGCTGGCACCGAGCAGGCGAATGCCAGTTTTGGGATTTCGCTGGGTCTTTTGCAGGAAGCTTACGAGGCGGGACTGTCGCTGAATCGGGGTACGGTCGGTACGAATGTTATGTATTTCGAAACGGGTCAGGGCAGTGCATTGTCTTCCCAAAGTCACCACGGCGTGGATCAGCAAACCTGCGAAGCCCGTGCCTATGCAGTGGCCCGTCATTTTAAACCTTTTATGGTGAACTCAGTGGTCGGATTCATCGGTCCGGAGTACCTCTTCGACGGAAAACAGATTATACGAGCCGGACTCGAAGACCATTTTTGCGGGAAACTGCTGGGTTTACCCATGGGCATGGACATCTGCTACACCAACCACGCTCAGGCGGATCAGGATGATATGGATACGCTGTTGACGCTGCTCGGTGTGGCGGGCGTGAATTTCATCATGGGGGTACCTGGTGCCGATGATATTATGCTGAATTACCAGTCTACGTCCTTTCACGATGCCCTGTACCTCCGCCGGACGCTGGGACTCCGGCCCGCTCCCGAATTCGAAGCGTGGCTGCTGCGGCAGGGAATTCTGGATACAGGACAGCTGAAAAAAGGCATTTCTGAACGGATGTATGAGCTTTTGATGAAGTCTTCTTAA
- a CDS encoding DUF5690 family protein has protein sequence MTTLSRKRVTPSWLVSLVAGLAAFGTYSCMYAFRKAFTAGTYSTLQLGPLDYKVWLILAQMLGYTLSKFYGIRFLAQRRPQQRIPTLIALLSMAGLALLGFALCPVPYNIVFLFLNGLPLGMIWGLVFSFLEGRRHTELMGAVMAISLIFASGLVKTVGLLLIRWGGISEFWMPFLTGLVFSVPLAGCLYVLSQIPAPSAEDKRLRTERRPMNRTQRRLFIRQFLPGIVLTVLVYTLLTVARDIRDNFEVEIWQRLGYGNQPGIYTQVDGPVALSVLLLLSLLILVRNNLKAFSLIHLMIIGACLLMGFATLAYNAGQLSGLHWMALSGLGLYLAYVPYNAIFFERMLATFREKGNVAFVMSLADSFGYLGSVGVLCLKEFSQEGLSWGQFYNQILLFVALSGAVLALASLYYFRKKHSIPSVSYPALVHD, from the coding sequence ATGACTACCCTATCGCGTAAGCGGGTAACCCCTTCCTGGCTGGTTTCACTGGTGGCCGGACTAGCCGCCTTTGGGACGTACAGCTGCATGTACGCTTTCCGGAAAGCTTTTACGGCGGGTACTTACAGCACGTTACAGCTGGGTCCGCTGGATTATAAAGTCTGGTTGATTCTGGCTCAGATGCTGGGGTACACGTTGAGTAAATTTTACGGAATCCGGTTTCTGGCCCAGCGTCGGCCGCAACAACGCATCCCTACCCTGATTGCGTTGCTGAGTATGGCCGGGCTGGCGTTGCTGGGTTTTGCCCTGTGTCCCGTGCCGTATAACATCGTATTTCTGTTTTTGAACGGACTGCCCCTGGGCATGATCTGGGGTCTAGTTTTTTCTTTTCTGGAAGGCCGACGGCATACGGAACTCATGGGGGCCGTCATGGCGATCAGTTTGATTTTTGCTTCGGGACTGGTGAAAACGGTGGGACTTCTACTCATTCGCTGGGGAGGAATATCGGAATTCTGGATGCCCTTTCTGACTGGACTGGTCTTCAGTGTACCGTTGGCGGGATGTCTTTACGTATTGTCGCAGATTCCGGCCCCGAGTGCCGAAGACAAACGTCTGCGGACCGAACGGCGACCCATGAACCGAACCCAACGCCGTTTGTTCATTCGGCAATTCCTACCCGGTATTGTTTTGACGGTTCTGGTCTACACGCTGCTTACAGTGGCTCGGGACATCCGCGACAATTTTGAAGTAGAAATCTGGCAACGATTAGGTTACGGCAATCAGCCCGGCATTTATACGCAGGTAGACGGCCCCGTGGCGTTGAGCGTACTGCTGTTACTGAGCTTACTGATTCTGGTTCGGAATAACCTGAAAGCCTTTTCCCTGATCCATCTGATGATCATCGGGGCTTGTCTCTTAATGGGTTTTGCTACCCTGGCCTACAACGCCGGACAGCTAAGCGGTCTCCACTGGATGGCCCTGAGTGGGCTGGGTCTGTACCTGGCGTATGTGCCCTACAACGCTATTTTCTTCGAACGCATGCTGGCCACTTTTCGGGAAAAGGGCAATGTCGCCTTCGTGATGTCCCTGGCCGATTCGTTTGGGTATCTGGGCAGCGTGGGCGTGCTTTGCCTGAAAGAATTCAGTCAGGAGGGCCTTTCCTGGGGCCAGTTTTACAACCAGATTTTACTTTTCGTAGCCTTAAGTGGAGCCGTACTGGCTCTGGCTTCGCTCTACTATTTCCGTAAAAAACATTCGATACCTTCCGTTTCTTATCCAGCACTGGTTCATGACTAA
- the eutC gene encoding ethanolamine ammonia-lyase subunit EutC: protein MNEIQKYPTPPDEWASLKTFTDARIALGKTGVSIPLRESLAFKLAHAHAKDAVYSSLDTQALATRWQKYGMPVYTLKTQALHRDQYLQRPDLGRKLHEESVQLLEALHANPVDVAVVIADGLSATALTENAEPFLDRFWTKAGERGYSLAPLCLVEQGRVAIGDEIGKLLRARLVVVLIGERPGLSSFNSMGLYLTFDPKPGLTDERRNCISNIRPQGLSIELAVDKLLYLLQEAFRLQLTGVLLKENERKGIN, encoded by the coding sequence ATGAATGAAATTCAAAAATACCCTACACCTCCCGACGAATGGGCGTCGCTGAAAACGTTTACGGATGCTCGCATTGCCCTGGGCAAAACCGGCGTTTCCATTCCCCTACGGGAGTCACTAGCGTTCAAGCTGGCTCACGCTCATGCCAAAGATGCCGTATACTCTAGCCTTGATACGCAGGCTTTGGCGACTCGCTGGCAGAAGTACGGGATGCCCGTGTACACCCTGAAAACGCAGGCACTTCACCGGGATCAGTACCTGCAACGGCCCGATCTGGGTCGTAAGCTGCATGAAGAGTCGGTACAGTTGCTGGAAGCCCTGCATGCGAATCCGGTCGATGTTGCTGTAGTCATAGCAGATGGCCTTTCCGCAACGGCCCTTACGGAAAACGCGGAGCCTTTTTTGGATCGTTTCTGGACGAAAGCGGGGGAACGGGGTTATTCACTGGCTCCGCTCTGTCTGGTGGAACAGGGGCGGGTAGCGATTGGGGATGAAATTGGAAAGTTGCTACGAGCCCGGCTGGTGGTCGTACTCATTGGCGAACGACCCGGCTTAAGTTCCTTCAATAGCATGGGACTCTATCTGACCTTCGACCCTAAGCCTGGCCTAACGGATGAGCGAAGAAACTGTATCTCAAACATCCGCCCCCAGGGCCTATCCATCGAATTAGCCGTAGATAAGTTACTATACCTGTTGCAGGAGGCATTTCGGCTACAACTGACGGGTGTTCTTTTAAAAGAAAATGAGCGGAAGGGAATCAATTGA
- a CDS encoding response regulator transcription factor has translation MSEIGIVYYEDNRELREGLSFLIQATPGLQLLGAFSNCQSLTQEIQSLQPHVVLMDIDLPGMSGIDAVPLVKAVSPQSQVLMLTVFDDEDKIFRAIRNGASGYLLKHTSPSELILAIFDLHRGGSPMTASVARKVLVHFQQPQSAPSEGTLLSPRELDIIKGLVAGYSYKLLADHLYISIDTVRSHIRSIYDKLQVNSKTEAVLKAMREGLV, from the coding sequence ATGAGCGAAATTGGAATTGTTTATTACGAAGATAACCGCGAACTCCGCGAAGGTTTGTCCTTTTTAATCCAGGCTACGCCGGGCTTACAACTGCTGGGAGCTTTTTCCAACTGCCAGAGCCTTACCCAGGAAATCCAAAGCCTGCAACCCCACGTGGTACTCATGGATATTGACCTGCCGGGTATGAGCGGTATCGATGCTGTACCACTGGTGAAAGCCGTTTCCCCGCAGAGTCAGGTGTTGATGTTGACGGTTTTTGACGATGAGGACAAAATTTTTCGGGCGATCCGTAATGGAGCCAGCGGTTACCTACTCAAACATACCTCCCCTTCGGAGCTGATCTTGGCTATTTTTGATTTGCACCGGGGCGGATCACCCATGACGGCCAGCGTCGCCCGCAAAGTGCTAGTCCACTTTCAGCAACCGCAGAGTGCCCCTTCGGAAGGAACGCTGCTATCGCCCCGCGAACTCGACATTATCAAAGGCTTAGTCGCCGGATACAGCTACAAGCTGCTCGCCGATCACCTGTACATCAGCATTGATACCGTTCGCTCGCACATTCGCAGCATTTATGACAAACTTCAGGTGAATTCCAAGACGGAAGCGGTACTCAAGGCCATGCGGGAAGGACTCGTATAG
- a CDS encoding sensor histidine kinase, with protein sequence MRKRLELLLFFFWIISGFRVLAQTSPIAFTRFTTQHGLSSNVITSLAKDRRGFLWIGTINGLNRFDGLSFKVFKSTGATNGLPSNYINLNGLTTDSQGYLWISTTRGLLRFDPWSETGIRIPLPQNQDQQGDNDFTSPVFFDREGWGWFTTYDKLYRIHPRTLAKQAFDLPFAIPSYYPEPFLDSKGRLWLSLFRVLYRFDRKKRQFQYVQGHDRFHPNEVPFHSQRMLETKSGDLYTFSHPLSFRLGLCRYDAVKKKFILHPTPAVNVSTMTEEFEKNGSSILWLGSFDRIFSYQPQTQELTPFKNVPEDPASYPGGRTNIFLKDTATHIIWLGTTQGLAAKDPNAQKLYRRIIESRDDSRLPMIQTVRQDIVHDEVYWALTQQSGLIRWDRRQNTLERLTAPQPTVGAYGFIQDRSGKLWVGSKDGVSTYEPRSRQWETIKITPFQGSNYPKVNTHMPVLCQDASGKIWIGSLINGLFWYDPASHQLKRWPHPLNGQPNFTINRIQEDAQRRLWLLTNRGILRLDAERKNFEWLTFRGLPSGISPTDELHSTFYLDRNGNWWHSGIGFLVKADYDGKVLQTYTLKNGLTSDHIFGICEDQRGHLWLHTDERLHELDPTKKPGQAGLFQYYSQSSDGLMGSDGILSGNLFDPITRNRSGELFISASEGFNYFKPGDLRKNTLIPPVWLTEIRINNQVQPLDTTQQITLHPGDNTLTVSFTTLNFSQSRKNQYAYRLLGFDKEWLVTSARTATYTNLAPGDYELWVRASNNDGVWNKRGTRLWIHVIPAYYQTYWFKALIGLLVLGILYGIFRYRMAQQQHLALIRDRIATDLHDDIGSTLSSIRIFSEVVQGQIADVRPDSVPLLKRISDNASTLAESMQDIIWTIKSNQEGLDDLVSRMREFALRLTEARGIVLNMTVGEPFPILRLSVEQRRNLYLIFKESINNAVKYSACSRIDVRLSVEGRVLHLKIQDNGTGFDQDHTRSGNGLPNLHARARDIRGTIVLHTAPGQGTSITLTATIR encoded by the coding sequence ATGCGAAAAAGGCTGGAGCTTCTGCTTTTCTTTTTCTGGATCATTTCCGGTTTCCGCGTGCTGGCTCAAACCAGCCCGATTGCTTTTACCCGCTTTACGACGCAACACGGCTTATCGAGCAATGTCATAACCTCCCTGGCCAAAGATCGGCGGGGCTTTTTATGGATTGGTACCATCAATGGCCTCAACCGATTCGATGGCCTGAGTTTTAAAGTTTTCAAAAGTACCGGAGCGACTAACGGCCTTCCCAGTAATTACATCAACCTGAATGGGCTAACTACTGATTCGCAGGGCTATCTCTGGATTTCGACAACCCGAGGATTACTACGTTTTGATCCATGGAGCGAAACGGGCATACGCATCCCCTTACCCCAGAACCAGGATCAGCAGGGTGATAATGATTTCACATCGCCCGTTTTTTTCGACCGCGAAGGCTGGGGCTGGTTCACGACCTACGATAAACTGTACCGCATTCATCCGCGTACGCTGGCAAAGCAAGCGTTTGACTTACCCTTCGCCATTCCAAGTTACTATCCCGAACCTTTTCTGGATTCCAAAGGCCGCCTGTGGTTAAGCCTGTTTCGGGTGCTGTACCGGTTTGATCGGAAAAAAAGGCAGTTTCAGTACGTGCAGGGCCACGACCGGTTTCATCCGAATGAAGTCCCGTTCCATTCCCAGCGAATGCTGGAAACAAAATCGGGAGACCTGTACACCTTTTCGCACCCACTGTCCTTCCGACTAGGCCTTTGCCGCTATGATGCAGTCAAAAAAAAATTCATTCTGCATCCTACACCGGCTGTGAATGTATCGACCATGACCGAGGAGTTCGAAAAAAACGGCTCCTCTATCCTTTGGCTGGGAAGTTTCGACCGGATCTTCAGTTATCAACCCCAAACGCAAGAGCTAACCCCTTTCAAGAACGTTCCCGAAGACCCGGCCAGTTACCCCGGCGGTCGAACCAATATTTTCCTAAAAGATACGGCTACCCATATTATCTGGCTGGGAACAACCCAGGGCCTGGCGGCGAAAGATCCCAACGCCCAGAAATTATACCGACGAATCATTGAAAGTCGGGACGATAGTCGCTTGCCCATGATCCAGACCGTCCGGCAGGATATTGTTCACGATGAGGTCTACTGGGCTCTGACGCAGCAATCCGGACTAATCCGCTGGGATCGTCGGCAGAATACGCTGGAAAGGCTCACCGCCCCTCAGCCTACGGTTGGGGCGTATGGCTTCATTCAGGACCGTTCGGGTAAGCTTTGGGTAGGTTCCAAGGATGGGGTGAGCACCTACGAGCCCCGTAGCCGACAGTGGGAAACGATTAAAATAACCCCGTTCCAGGGTTCTAATTATCCCAAGGTCAACACCCACATGCCCGTATTGTGTCAGGACGCCAGCGGAAAAATCTGGATTGGCTCACTGATTAATGGCTTGTTCTGGTACGATCCGGCCAGCCATCAACTGAAACGTTGGCCCCATCCCTTGAACGGCCAGCCTAACTTTACGATCAACCGTATTCAGGAAGATGCTCAACGACGACTTTGGCTACTAACGAATCGGGGTATTCTGCGGCTGGATGCGGAACGAAAAAACTTCGAATGGCTCACCTTTCGGGGACTGCCGTCGGGTATTTCGCCCACGGATGAATTACACAGTACCTTTTATCTGGATCGAAACGGAAACTGGTGGCACTCGGGCATTGGTTTTCTGGTCAAGGCCGATTACGACGGGAAAGTCCTGCAAACTTACACCTTGAAAAATGGACTTACGTCCGACCATATTTTTGGTATTTGTGAAGACCAGCGGGGCCATCTGTGGCTGCATACGGACGAACGCCTGCACGAACTTGACCCGACTAAAAAACCCGGACAGGCGGGCTTGTTTCAGTATTACAGTCAGTCGAGTGACGGCTTAATGGGCAGTGATGGCATTCTGTCCGGCAATTTATTTGATCCCATTACCCGCAATCGTTCGGGTGAACTGTTCATCAGTGCTTCCGAAGGATTCAATTATTTCAAACCCGGAGATCTGCGTAAGAATACGCTGATTCCGCCCGTATGGCTTACGGAAATTCGAATTAACAATCAGGTTCAGCCGCTGGATACTACCCAGCAGATTACGCTCCATCCCGGCGACAATACGCTGACGGTTTCCTTCACCACTCTAAACTTCAGTCAGTCCCGAAAAAATCAGTACGCGTATCGGTTACTGGGCTTTGATAAGGAATGGTTGGTGACGTCCGCCCGGACTGCTACGTATACCAATCTGGCTCCCGGCGATTACGAACTCTGGGTCCGGGCGTCTAATAACGATGGCGTCTGGAACAAGCGGGGCACCCGCCTGTGGATTCACGTCATTCCGGCGTATTACCAGACCTACTGGTTCAAGGCCCTGATTGGCTTGCTAGTCCTCGGCATTTTGTACGGCATTTTCCGCTACCGCATGGCCCAGCAGCAGCATCTCGCTCTCATTCGCGACCGCATTGCCACGGATTTACACGATGACATTGGCTCAACGCTGAGTAGCATTCGCATTTTCAGTGAAGTGGTACAGGGGCAAATTGCCGACGTTCGGCCCGACTCCGTTCCCCTGCTCAAACGCATCAGCGATAACGCCAGTACGCTGGCCGAATCCATGCAGGATATTATCTGGACTATCAAATCCAATCAGGAAGGCCTCGACGACCTGGTGAGCCGGATGCGGGAGTTTGCCCTTCGCCTGACCGAAGCCCGGGGAATTGTCCTCAATATGACCGTCGGTGAACCCTTTCCCATCCTTCGGCTCAGCGTCGAACAACGTCGCAATCTGTATTTGATTTTCAAGGAAAGTATTAACAATGCCGTCAAGTACTCCGCCTGTAGCCGCATCGACGTGCGACTCAGTGTGGAGGGTCGCGTGTTACATCTTAAGATTCAGGACAATGGTACTGGCTTTGATCAGGACCATACCCGCTCGGGCAATGGGCTGCCCAACCTGCACGCCCGAGCCCGCGACATTCGGGGTACGATTGTGCTGCATACCGCACCGGGTCAGGGTACTTCTATTACGTTAACCGCAACGATACGTTGA
- the eat gene encoding ethanolamine permease gives MAELKKALTAVHVWAIGVGLVISGEYFGWNYGWGVAGTLGLLLATLLITLLYVTFIFSFTELTTAIPQAGGPFAYALKAFGPWGAIIAGYATLIEFLFATPAIALALGSYVHFLYPGIAVIPASLASYALFTAINLLGVEEAAWFSLIMTLLAIAELLVFLGVVLPHFDLQTFLYRPFPYGWAGVFAALPFAIWLFVCLEGIAMVAEEVKDTNRALARGYISALLTLALLALGVMISIGGVTHWENLSTIDYPLPESIALILGRENPLTKLFASVGLFGLIASFHGIIISYSRQLFALAREEYLPASLALVSSRRRVPYVALLVGAVLGMTALLVLDTSKLVILSTIGAVVVYIISMLALFQLRRTEPRLNRPFRAPLYPYFPAIALGLATLALIAMAYFYWPLALLFFGGLLVLLLGYGFRLRRSRRKAL, from the coding sequence ATGGCAGAATTAAAGAAAGCTCTGACGGCTGTACACGTCTGGGCCATTGGCGTGGGACTGGTCATCTCGGGCGAATACTTTGGCTGGAATTACGGCTGGGGCGTGGCCGGAACGCTGGGCCTGCTGCTGGCTACGCTTCTTATCACGTTGCTGTACGTGACCTTCATTTTTAGCTTTACCGAACTCACCACGGCCATTCCGCAGGCCGGTGGGCCTTTTGCCTACGCTCTTAAGGCCTTTGGCCCCTGGGGAGCCATCATTGCCGGATACGCTACCCTTATCGAATTCCTGTTCGCGACGCCCGCCATTGCTCTGGCTCTGGGTAGTTACGTTCACTTTCTTTATCCTGGTATTGCCGTCATTCCGGCCTCGCTGGCTTCGTACGCTTTGTTCACAGCGATCAATTTGCTGGGGGTTGAGGAAGCGGCTTGGTTTTCGCTGATTATGACGCTCCTCGCCATTGCCGAACTGCTCGTGTTTCTGGGGGTCGTACTGCCGCATTTCGACCTGCAAACGTTCCTGTATCGTCCGTTTCCGTATGGCTGGGCGGGCGTATTTGCGGCTTTACCATTCGCGATCTGGCTGTTTGTTTGTCTGGAAGGTATTGCCATGGTGGCCGAAGAAGTGAAAGATACCAATCGGGCCTTAGCTCGAGGATACATTTCCGCTTTGTTGACACTTGCGTTGCTGGCTTTAGGCGTTATGATCAGTATAGGCGGCGTGACGCATTGGGAAAACCTGAGCACCATCGATTATCCGCTACCCGAGTCCATTGCCTTGATTCTAGGACGGGAAAATCCCTTGACGAAGCTTTTTGCCAGCGTCGGCCTGTTTGGGCTGATTGCTTCCTTTCACGGCATCATCATTAGTTATTCGCGACAACTCTTCGCCCTGGCCCGTGAGGAATACCTGCCCGCTTCTCTGGCCTTGGTCAGTTCCCGACGTCGGGTACCATACGTTGCGTTACTCGTGGGGGCTGTGTTGGGGATGACTGCTCTACTGGTGCTGGATACCAGTAAGCTTGTCATTCTTTCAACCATTGGAGCCGTGGTGGTCTATATCATCAGTATGCTGGCTCTGTTTCAGCTTCGCCGGACCGAACCCAGACTGAACCGTCCGTTTCGGGCTCCCTTGTATCCGTATTTCCCGGCAATTGCCCTGGGTCTGGCTACCCTGGCTTTGATTGCGATGGCGTATTTTTACTGGCCACTGGCCCTGCTGTTTTTTGGCGGACTGCTGGTTTTATTACTGGGCTACGGCTTCCGCCTGCGTCGAAGCCGGAGGAAAGCCCTTTAA
- a CDS encoding NAD(P)H-dependent flavin oxidoreductase has product MDEFLHSALKISFHFRKGFPIGKIPVLIVYPGFFSVVAAMQWTNPITQLYGIDYPIIQAPMLGVTTPAMVAGVSNAGGLGSLPVGGLSADLTQTLIRQTKALTNRPFAVNLFTHAIPEPEPTQVEAMQAYLSRLAQRHALPYESPDFSKLKGHSYTEQLEVLVQEKIPIVSFTFGRLSPEAIRLLKNAGCLLNGTATSVAEAEVLAKDGMDVITVQGIEAGGHRGTFLTEEPLPQVGLMALLPQVAERVSIPLLAAGGIYNGRGIRAAFTLGASGVQMGTAFTASAESAAIPAYKDKLFESSETDTALTRSFSGRWARGIRNAFLQEVEQSGLVIPAYPIQNSLTTPLRKVAQQQNNAACTTLWAGQAASKAEAKSVADIIKRLVAETEAVSALHF; this is encoded by the coding sequence ATGGATGAGTTTCTTCATTCCGCCCTAAAAATTAGTTTTCACTTCAGAAAAGGCTTTCCGATCGGGAAAATACCGGTTCTCATTGTCTATCCAGGATTCTTTTCCGTAGTTGCCGCCATGCAATGGACGAACCCGATTACTCAGCTCTACGGTATTGATTACCCCATTATTCAGGCTCCCATGCTGGGCGTAACAACGCCAGCGATGGTGGCAGGCGTTTCGAATGCGGGCGGATTGGGTTCACTTCCGGTAGGAGGCCTATCCGCTGATCTAACGCAAACCCTGATTCGGCAGACGAAGGCTCTGACAAATCGGCCCTTTGCCGTCAACTTGTTCACCCACGCGATTCCGGAGCCGGAACCCACGCAGGTAGAGGCGATGCAAGCTTACCTTAGTCGCCTCGCTCAACGCCACGCACTTCCCTATGAATCCCCGGATTTTTCGAAATTAAAGGGCCATTCGTACACGGAACAGCTGGAAGTTTTGGTGCAGGAAAAAATACCTATCGTTAGTTTCACCTTTGGCCGACTCAGTCCGGAAGCGATCAGGCTGCTGAAAAATGCGGGTTGCCTGCTCAATGGTACCGCCACTTCCGTTGCTGAAGCCGAAGTACTGGCCAAAGATGGCATGGACGTCATAACCGTACAGGGCATTGAAGCAGGCGGACACCGCGGGACGTTTCTAACCGAAGAACCGCTCCCACAGGTAGGACTCATGGCTTTGCTCCCGCAAGTAGCCGAGCGGGTTTCCATACCGCTACTGGCCGCCGGAGGAATCTATAACGGTCGGGGTATTCGAGCCGCTTTCACGCTGGGAGCCTCGGGCGTTCAGATGGGTACGGCCTTCACCGCGAGTGCGGAAAGTGCGGCCATTCCGGCGTATAAGGACAAATTGTTTGAATCTTCCGAAACTGATACGGCTCTTACCCGGTCTTTTTCGGGTCGTTGGGCACGGGGGATTCGAAACGCGTTTTTGCAGGAAGTAGAACAATCGGGGCTTGTCATTCCGGCTTACCCCATTCAAAACAGCCTGACGACGCCCCTCCGAAAAGTCGCTCAACAGCAAAACAACGCTGCCTGTACTACCCTGTGGGCCGGGCAGGCCGCATCCAAAGCCGAAGCAAAATCGGTGGCGGATATTATCAAACGATTGGTGGCAGAAACGGAAGCCGTATCCGCTTTACACTTTTAA
- a CDS encoding DUF2306 domain-containing protein, with protein sequence MNFFTNPLGLTHTVAAVLAMLTGAGVLLLTKGTATHRKIGYVYVVAMLVLNLTAFSIYNLFGRFGPFHIAAIFSTICIAGGMIPMYQRARIAGWLYFHYFFMNWSVIGLYAAFWAETLTRMNQGRQFWPLVLGASLATVTVGAYLVRRYKTRYLPK encoded by the coding sequence ATGAACTTTTTTACGAATCCTCTGGGCCTGACGCACACCGTGGCTGCGGTGCTCGCCATGTTGACAGGAGCGGGTGTACTCCTTTTAACGAAAGGTACCGCTACTCACCGGAAAATTGGGTATGTATATGTCGTAGCGATGCTTGTGCTAAATCTGACGGCTTTCAGCATTTACAATCTGTTTGGCCGCTTCGGACCCTTTCACATCGCGGCTATTTTCAGCACGATTTGTATCGCGGGCGGTATGATTCCCATGTATCAACGGGCTCGTATTGCGGGCTGGTTATATTTTCACTACTTCTTCATGAACTGGTCGGTCATTGGCCTGTACGCGGCCTTTTGGGCCGAAACCCTTACGCGGATGAATCAGGGAAGGCAATTCTGGCCATTAGTGCTGGGGGCTTCGCTAGCGACGGTTACGGTTGGAGCCTACCTGGTGCGGCGTTACAAGACTCGGTATTTACCCAAATAA
- a CDS encoding HAD-IA family hydrolase, giving the protein MAIKLVVFDMAGTTVYDENHVSQALQKALQKHGFSFSLESINPLMGYKKPLAIRMLLNEAGAEITDTLIDQIHEDFVRDMLTFYQTSTDLRALPDVEETFLRLRQAGIKVGLDTGFSRDIAEVIVQRLDWQDAIDHLVASDEVANGRPYPDMIYQTMQTLGITHTEEVAKVGDTEVDMNEGRNAGCRYVVGVTTGTFTREELLQYEPTHTVDSVAEVVDIVLA; this is encoded by the coding sequence ATGGCAATCAAGTTAGTAGTATTTGATATGGCGGGAACGACCGTCTACGATGAAAACCACGTAAGTCAGGCCTTGCAAAAGGCCTTGCAGAAACACGGCTTTTCGTTTTCGCTGGAAAGCATTAATCCCCTAATGGGCTATAAAAAGCCCCTGGCGATCCGGATGTTATTGAACGAAGCAGGAGCCGAGATTACGGATACGCTGATCGATCAGATTCACGAAGATTTTGTGCGGGACATGCTAACCTTTTACCAGACGTCGACCGACCTGCGAGCCCTGCCCGACGTCGAAGAAACCTTCCTCCGACTTCGGCAGGCTGGGATCAAAGTGGGTTTGGATACGGGTTTCTCCCGGGATATTGCCGAAGTGATTGTGCAGCGTCTCGACTGGCAGGATGCCATTGATCACCTCGTAGCCAGCGACGAAGTTGCCAATGGCCGTCCGTACCCGGACATGATTTACCAGACCATGCAAACCCTGGGCATCACGCACACCGAAGAAGTAGCCAAAGTCGGCGATACGGAAGTCGACATGAACGAGGGCCGAAATGCGGGTTGCCGGTACGTCGTTGGCGTGACAACGGGGACGTTTACGCGGGAGGAACTTCTCCAGTACGAGCCCACCCATACGGTTGATTCGGTGGCTGAGGTGGTAGACATTGTTCTGGCCTGA